The genome window gatcctcatcacatTTTATTTCCacaaataattattgaaaattatgttGATGATTAAGGAATAATGAATAGGCTGTAGTATGGAGTCTGCTTTCTATTCCTTTTGgagtgttctttttttttttttttttaaataactattaAGCTATATAAGAGATTAggtaaacaattttatttaccAGAAATTGTGCAAAATTTTGATAGATGGATGCTAATTTAATTTGTGAAGTATTTTCAGTCTGTTCACGCTGAACAGTTAGGCTAGTACTTCAAGTATGTGAAGGGGTTACCTGCTCTTTTGGGGTTTCCTTGAGCCACTTCCTCTTAATACTTGGTTTCAAAATTTTATCTAAGcaaaatattatacaaaatatgAAAAGGAATAATTGGTGTGTTGACAGTGCTAGGCATGAGATTGAACAGTGTCTGCTTTGAAACTCTTCAcaattcctttatttttagttattttttgtttgaatttccCCCCTATAACTTCATTACCTACATAAAGTGAAATCAGAAACATGAGACTCTCACAATAATGCTCATAACCATTAGTATAAAAATGCATAGGTCAACATTATTGGAAAGCTAAgtttacaaatatataataaatatcttcAACGATACGTCACTAACTATTGCTACGTATGTATACCTGAAAAGTTCAAATTTATTCCAATATACCACTCATTATTTTGATCATGTAGCATCCATGGTTTCAAATGAGAGAGGGAGGAAGGCAGAAGAAGACGAAGTACTAGTCTGTccaattattataaatcatatCAATATTAAATACACACAATCAagcaaccaccaccaccacaccaTGAAAAATAATGCTTAACATCAATAACATATAAAaccataaaagaaataattaaaaatggatTTATACTAATTCAATTTCCTTACTCGTCTTCCATCTCTTTCCTAGCTACTACCTCCTGCAGTTTCCAGGCTTGAAGTCAAACCCCTATTTCTCAAGAATATTTGTTCTTCTAACGCTCCATCCAATTCAGCACTTTTGCAAAATggtttcaaattcttccacaaGGGACAGGTTCTCAAAATTATAAGGTTGACCaagctttctttcatttttccccATAATCAGAGTTATAGGGAAACTCAATAGTGTTGGAGATCAAGGCAGAGAAAGAAATGGAATTCAGAAAAAAATTTCTGGAACTAGGTGGAAGATGAAGTGTTAGTTGGCATGATTCAAGTTTTACAGCCCAATGGGGTAACCTCTCTTTCAGATTATGATGGAGTTACCAGATATTTGGATATTAAGACTGGTTGTGGCATGTGTTTTTTGTCTGCTTATATTTATCAGATCGGCTTCTGGCTCTGCAACTGAAGGTTAGTAACTTAATACTATAATACTTTTAGATCACTATGTCTATACTAGATTTATTTTCCAATAATTatagtgaaattttttaatatgaaccCAAGGTCTACTGATGATCATAGTTAAAATGGGGGAAAGAAAGAAACTTCTTTGTGAGGATGTGGAAATAGAATTTGTTAGTTTCATACTGTCAATACTGAGAATCTTAAAACCATTTcacactttctcttttttgatGTTGCCCAAtccatttttacaaaataaatataatctgTCTAATTTATTATGTAGGCTTTGAAAACATAGCATGCTGTGCTGATTCAAACTACACAGATCCCCAAACCACCTTAAATTACACAACAGATTACAGATGGTTCCCTGATAAAGGAAGTTGCAGAAGAACTAAAGATGTGTTAAATGAAAAAGTTCGACTGTTTTTTGTAGATGAAGGAAAGAGATGTTACAACTTGCCAACAATTAAGAATAAAGTATATCTGATAAGGGGCACATTTCCATTCAACGGTGTAAATTCTTCCTTTAATGTCTCAATTGGGGTAACACAGTTAGGTGCAGTGAGATCATCCGGGCTCCAGGACTTGGAAATTGAGGGAATTTTCAGAGCTACCAAAGACTACATAGACTTCTGCTTAGTGAAGGGGGAGGTGGATCCCTTTATTTCTCAACTTGAATTAAGGCCATTGCCTGAAGAGTATCTACATGATTTGCCTGCCAGTGTTTTAAAACTGATAAGCAGAAATAGTTTTTGGGGCACAAAAGATGAAATAAGGTATGCGATATACTTCTTTTGAGGTAAACTCCACCTCCATTTGTCAAAAAAGTGTATCTCCTAGAAATCTACAAGGCTTAGGGACTAtcactttatgtttttttatggaAGCATCATATTCATACATAGAATAGATGTTAAATATAACATCAACATACTAGGCTTAGGGACTAACAAACTAATAACTaacatttgctgataaaaaatatatttaggggATATATAATTGCAATTTGTGTTATTCTCGCTTCGGCATGTTTTAGACAGAATCAATTTGAGCAGCATGATGCTTGAATCCTACCTACAAAAGCATGAGATAACCTATGCTTTGCCTAAAAGAAAGAACTGTAAAATGCatggtaaagttgtgccttggtaacttgttggtcatgggttcgaatccggaaacagcctctttgcatatgcaagggtaaggctgcgtacaatatccctcccccataccttcgcatagcgaagagcctgtGGGCAATGGGatacgaagttttttttatctgaattaaaataacaacaaacaaagaaacaaaaagccAGGATTCGTGTATATATCACTCAATCCATTATAATGTGACTTACAAGAATTACTGTTGCCACTTTGTTCTGGATATCATAAATGGTGCAAACTGCAAAAAGGATGTCAATGAGGTGTATCCTTAGTTTCTCTTTGAAGTGAATTGTGCTTAGTGTTTGGTCTATTAACTTTGTTTTGCTTCTCTGATGCCATGGACTATGTACATGTACACAAAGGTCTTATAATATGGCTATTTACCAAATTTTAGGTTCCCAACCGACCCAAGTGATAGAATCTGGAAAGCAACTTCAAGTTCATTATCTGCTCTTCTATTGTCTTCCAATGTCAGCAattttgacctcaaatccaatGTGACACCACCTCTACAAGTCCTCCAAACAGCTGTTACCCACCCTGACCGATTACAGTTCGTCCTCAGTGGCCTTGACATTGAGGATAATGAATATCGTGTATTTCTCTACTTCCTAGAATTAAATAGCACTGTCAAAGCAGGCAAAAGGGTGTTTGACATCTATGTTAATGGTGAGATTAAAAAGGAGAGATTTGATATATTGGCTGGAGGGTCCAACTACACATACACTGTCTTGAATGTTTCAGCAAATGGATTACTTAATCTAACCTTGGTCAAGGCCTCTGGAGCTGAGTTTGGACCCCTTTTGAATGCTTATGAGGTCCTGCAGATGCGATCATGGATTGAAGAGACCAACCAAAAGGATGGTAAGTCTGtctgtttttgttttcctcCTTTGTCTGGGTGGGGTTGTCACATTTAGTTGTTTTACGTTCCATCTTTTTATTCATTTCTGCACTTAAATTTGCAGTAAggatgaattttaatttgtaaccaATCTTCAATCTCTCTCTTACACTAACGATTTTTACTTCTTTAGTGGAAGGGATTCAGAAGATTAGAGAAGAATTGCTGTTGCAAAACCAAGACAATAAAGCACTAGAGAGTTGGACTGGAGACCCTTGTTTTTTCCCCTGGCAAGGAATAACATGTGACGGTTCAAATGGTTCGTCTGTTATCACTAAGCTGTAAGTCCTTCAATCCTTGTTAAAATACTGCCACAAGTATATCAACTGAGATTATGGCTTTAATGACCCAACATTGATTTTCATGCTAGAAATGAAATGTGACCCCAGGTGAATTTTACCCACAATGCCAGTGATTTCAAGCCTAGGGATTCAACAACTCTCTCAGATGAGAGTTTTTGGAGAAAAGACAGATTTTTCCTTCAATAAACACTTTCTTAAACATGCCCTTAGTCTCACAACTATGTTTATGAGAATACCTAGTCAATGACTGAAATAGATAATGGCTTTAATGCATCCTCCATACATGCTTTAATAACCAATCAATATCTCTAGCTAAGAAGGTTCTTTAGATAAATCAAGTCTTCTCTTTATGTGCTTATTCCCCTTTTCATAAGCTGTCTATTATAATCTACATTTTTTTCCAGGGATCTGTCTGCACGAAATTTCAAAGGACAAATTCCTTCCAGTATCACTGAGATGACCAACTTAAAACTACTGTATTGCCTTCAAAGCTCTTGTTCAAATGGTTCTGCATTTATTTTTGGTGGATAAACTGGGACAGTCTGTTTTATGACTTGATGTAATTATTTGGTTATGTGCAGAAACCTGAGCCACAACGATTTCAATGGTTATATCCCCTCGTTTCCACTGTCCTCCCTGTTGATATCAATGTAATTATCCCTTCTAATGTTTAGCTATGACTATGGATGACACAGTATGAATTATAGTACTTTTATTATACTGGTTAATGTTATCATAAACAATAAACAGAACCATGCAACTTAATTACTTAATGGAATTGTGTGTAAGCATCACTGTTAGATAGCTCAACCAGCATTTACCTGAAATTTGATTTAGACAGATGGCAACAAATAACATGATTTAATAAACAAGTTTGGTTCCTAGACTACATTCTCCTTGAAGCAGCGAGGAAACATAATTGTGTAGTTTTACATGGATTGAGCATCCTATACACATATGGACATAATTGGATTAGAGCTAGCACTCAATTCAAAAATCCTTCTGATTTGATGATGCTCTAACATTCATCCTATGCATAACTAACTTTATAGCATCACTTCAGTAACAAGAGGTATAAAATATCAATGCTTTAAGCATTATCTATAATATTCATGTGCATTCTAACCTTTATTTCTTATGATACTTTAGTAGGTGCAGATATGCCTCAGTGGGCAGTGTCTGTAGGAATAATATTTGGAAAGATATGATTTAACATtatcatgttatatatattgctcttatttcttccttccttctgttgattgatttaaatttaacgAGCAGAGATTTGAGCTACAATGATCTTATGGGATCACTTCCAGAATCAATCGTCTCACTGCCACATCTAAAATCGTTGTAAGTATTTATATGTTTGCATTCTACTTCATCTATACCAGGAAgccacttttaattatttattttttaatgtacttTCTACAAATTTAGCTTGTATTCTATTCATTTATAGGTATTTTGGCTGCAACAAACGCATGAGCAAAGAGGATCCAGCAAATTTGAACAGTTCACCAATCAATACTGAGTATGATACTCTCTCtgaaatgaaacaacaaaagttttaaagcacaatttgatattttattaacattaatATTTCAGCTATGGAAGATGCAAAGGAAAAGAACCTAGATTTGGACAAGTATTCGTCATTGGTGCTATTACATGTGGATCACTTTTGATTACTTTGGCCGTTGGAATCATTTTTGTTTGCCGCTATAGACAAAAGTTGATTCCATGGGAAGGATTTGGTGGAAAGAACTACTTAATGGAAACAAGTAGGCATTTTGTCTTCTCTAGTCCTTGATATGTGTCTCTGCATtctaaaacaatatattttcttttaaaattaacaaacaaaaatataatcacttcaTTCTTTATATACAATCTCAGATCATAAGATATTAAGATCAATAGTCTTGAAGGTTATCATCTTTATTATAGTACATGGTTTTACATGCATATTGAATTAGTTTTTAACTTCTATTGGCTTCAAAAAACATGCAAGATAAAATATGAATGAGCGTCTGCGGTTCTGCAGAAAAATTGAAGGAGCCATACATCTTTAAATTGCATTATCCTTCACTATTTTATATCACCATAGCCTCTGTTCCCAACATCAATTCCATTTTTCTTCTATTGATTCGCTTGTAATCCATGCACATAACTAGAGCAAATTTAGGGTTAAGCTAGCATTTCAGTCAGGAACTCACTCATAATATTGTGTATAATTAAGAAAGTAATGAAGGGGAAAATCTATAGAAAATTAACATATCTTGTGCAAATTTATGCATAAATGACACCTGAGCACTTTGAACAACTAGTGACAAGAACTTCAAGGATGTCAGTGCTGTCAATGTGTCATGTAGGTTTTGTTCAATCTAAACTGAATATATGACATAATTTTCTACAAAAACATGCAGATGTAATATTCTCTTTGCCAAGCAAAGATGATTTCTTAATAAAGTCTGTATCAATTCAAACATTCACTTTGGAAGATATAGAGGTGGCCACAGAAAGGTACAAAACTTTGATTGGAGAAGGAGGATTTGGTTCTGTTTACCGTGGCACTCTAAACGACGGTCAAGAAGTGGCAGTGAAAGTCCGGTCAGCCACATCAACTCAGGGAACTCGAGAATTTGATAATGAGGTACAAATACAATAgacatttttagtttattagaTTATCTAAGTTCCCATGAAATGTTCCTTTCTAAAAAATTTAGGCAGCAACAGTTATTTAATTAGTGACAAAAGGAGAATATCTTATATTCAAAAGTTCCCATGAAATgctcctaattaaaaaaatttaggctGCAAGAGTAATTCAAAAGCTGATGTTTGCATCCCGGCAAATGCTAAAGAAGAATATAAGATACTCTCCTTTTGTCACTACATTCCAGGCTCTTACACACCCCAACCCCTCttcattgaaatttttaacAATTGCCTACTTTTCCACCTCACACCATCTGACCAGTCTGTGATGTATCTTGCAGCTAAACCTACTTTCTGCAATACAGCATGAGAACCTGGTGCCTCTTCTTGGTTACTGTAACGAAAATGATCAACAAATTCTCATGTATCCTTTCATGTCCAATGGTTCTTTGCAAGATAGACTCTATGGTAAACATTCCAAAATCCTTTCAGCTTATTTGTTTTGGTACCCATTAATTCTAAAATTCAACTTTACAACAGGGGAACCtgcaaagagaaaaatattagacTGGCCAACTAGACTGTCTATTGCTCTTGGTGCGGCACGAGGCAAGTAATATggtgcttttatttttactaagcTGCAGCAAATTTACCTAATCAACACATAATCTTGAATCCTATCAGGAAGGAGAATAAAATAAGAGGCACATCGATTTCTCTAATGAATTAAAAACTTGAGAAAATCATATGAAAAGTGATGAGGATTAACTGATTGACAATGATGGGGAAAATCATATTGGTTTCTATATAGTTTATAGTGTTTCAGATGGAGATATTTGAGGGGGAATACTGGAAGAATATGATAAATCACATGCACTTCATAATAGTAC of Glycine soja cultivar W05 chromosome 1, ASM419377v2, whole genome shotgun sequence contains these proteins:
- the LOC114409028 gene encoding nodulation receptor kinase-like, yielding MMELPDIWILRLVVACVFCLLIFIRSASGSATEGFENIACCADSNYTDPQTTLNYTTDYRWFPDKGSCRRTKDVLNEKVRLFFVDEGKRCYNLPTIKNKVYLIRGTFPFNGVNSSFNVSIGVTQLGAVRSSGLQDLEIEGIFRATKDYIDFCLVKGEVDPFISQLELRPLPEEYLHDLPASVLKLISRNSFWGTKDEIRFPTDPSDRIWKATSSSLSALLLSSNVSNFDLKSNVTPPLQVLQTAVTHPDRLQFVLSGLDIEDNEYRVFLYFLELNSTVKAGKRVFDIYVNGEIKKERFDILAGGSNYTYTVLNVSANGLLNLTLVKASGAEFGPLLNAYEVLQMRSWIEETNQKDVEGIQKIREELLLQNQDNKALESWTGDPCFFPWQGITCDGSNGSSVITKLDLSARNFKGQIPSSITEMTNLKLLNLSHNDFNGYIPSFPLSSLLISIDLSYNDLMGSLPESIVSLPHLKSLYFGCNKRMSKEDPANLNSSPINTDYGRCKGKEPRFGQVFVIGAITCGSLLITLAVGIIFVCRYRQKLIPWEGFGGKNYLMETNVIFSLPSKDDFLIKSVSIQTFTLEDIEVATERYKTLIGEGGFGSVYRGTLNDGQEVAVKVRSATSTQGTREFDNELNLLSAIQHENLVPLLGYCNENDQQILMYPFMSNGSLQDRLYGEPAKRKILDWPTRLSIALGAARGLAYLHTFPGRSVIHRDVKSSNILLDHSMCAKVADFGFSKYAPQEGDSNVSLEVRGTAGYLDPEYYKTQQLSEKSDVFSFGVVLLEIVSGREPLDIKRPRNEWSLVEWAKPYIRVSKMDEIVDPGIKGGYHAEAMWRVVEVALQCLEPFSAYRPNMVDIVRELEDALIIENNASEYMKSIDSLGGSNRYSIVIEKRVLPSTSSTAESTITTQALSHPQPR